In a single window of the Perca flavescens isolate YP-PL-M2 chromosome 18, PFLA_1.0, whole genome shotgun sequence genome:
- the cipcb gene encoding CLOCK-interacting pacemaker: MSTKRKAVSHSRAANRPRIMKSGISKADSERDSGFSDACSEHMSTMDNTDSEDSPRHVVQQGAQASGSGPQSSQLAVVGGSYSSLSPMIIMNNVLLKQPTDNPPALKTWGFSPTVEVVQPVVQQPQVVFLQPVVSRQASPASKEASSRHRRTKKYLPILKSYPKIAPHPGDGSSSSGRGTDSSSSSSSISSSSSYSSSSSGSKRGSSLTSNHRERCQREKQKRKLCGGARNSGSTTLSLPASPSATSPLLQSQLSQPTTETSASSSPARVRPSSAVSQAEFSTSLSVIHTTGPPALTVTQENSSSGECNHGESDADTKRKRFCNTYNILSQSGLLHIALRTKELLGQNRRTQSDLDRLKEHTDLFLQALCSGDTSICVRLQASLQEEDREGERESRLDLD; this comes from the exons ATGAGTACCAAGAGGAAGGCCGTGAGTCACTCAAGGGCAGCGAACAGACCACGCATCATGAAGTCTGGCATCTCCAAGGCTGATTCAGAGAGAGACTCCGGCTTCTCAG ATGCATGCTCAGAGCACATGAGCACAATGGACAACACAGACTCTGAGGATTCACCCCGTCATGTTGTACAGCAGGGAGCGCAGGCTTCTGGATCGGGGCCCCAATCCTCCCAGCTGGCTGTGGTGGGAGGCTCCTACTCGAGTCTTTCTCCCATGATCATCATGAACAACGTCCTCCTCAAGCAG CCTACAGATAACCCTCCTGCTCTAAAGACCTGGGGGTTTAGTCCCACGGTGGAGGTGGTCCAACCTGTGGTCCAGCAGCCTCAGGTGGTCTTCCTTCAGCCTGTGGTCTCTCGTCAAGCCTCCCCTGCCTCCAAAGAGGCCTCCTCTAGACACAGACGTACTAAGAAGTATCTTCCAATCCTGAAATCCTACCCCAAGATTGCTCCACATCCTGGAGACGGCTCCAGTTCCTCAGGGAGAGGAACTGACTCCTCATCTTCTTCCTCCAgcatctcttcttcttcttcttactcctcctcttcttcggGGTCAAAGAGGGGTAGCAGTTTGACCTCCAACCACCGGGAACGCTGTCAGCGAGAGAAGCAGAAGAGAAAGCTGTGTGGTGGTGCTAGGAACTCTGGTTCAACCACTCTCAGTCTTCCTGCCTCCCCCAGCGCCACGTCTCCTCTGCTCCAGAGCCAACTCTCTCAGCCCACAACAGAAACCAGCGCCAGCAGCAGTCCTGCCAGGGTGAGGCCTTCATCAGCTGTCAGCCAGGCAGAGTTTTCCACCTCTCTGTCTGTTATTCACACCACTGGCCCTCCTGCACTGACGGTCACCCAGGAGAACAGCTCATCAGGAGAATGTAACCACGGTGAGAGTGATGCTGATACAAAGCGGAAGCGCTTCTGCAACACTTACAACATCCTTAGCCAATCTGGCCTGCTGCACATCGCACTCCGCACCAAGGAGCTCCTCGGGCAGAACCGGCGCACTCAGAGCGACCTAGACCGCCTAAAAGAACACACAGACCTCTTCCTTCAGGCTCTGTGCAGCGGTGACACCAGCATCTGTGTTAGGCTGCAGGCCAGCCTTcaggaggaagacagagagggcgagagagagagcagattaGACCTAGACTAG